The following proteins come from a genomic window of Sporosarcina sp. 6E9:
- a CDS encoding exo-alpha-sialidase encodes MSNVKKQAVFYPDYAGSKAYRIPSMITTRKGTVIAGIDARIVDQRDNPNQIEIAIRRSEDNGATWNPIQKLVAFAGEGLDGAAAIDSALLEDEITGTLFMLYMHTPGGIGLWASEAGIGFNADGQRKLFDNEGNTYLLSEDGQVQDSKGNIVNYTVDAEGYVFESGEPRGNIYYKKGVDANERLLEARTSFLQVIQSEDDGLTWSEPKELNLMVKEEWMRFIGSGPGTGIQLKHGEKAGRLLFPIYYSNLSGHMSCALIYSDDAGVTWKRGESPNDGRVIDGETLAAETISEEKHMLTESQVIELSTGELCYYLRNHFGLQRTAIAKSSDGGETWGEVTFDETLLDPICQSSVVLYPDQGDGKDRVLFSNPADEKVRIKGTVRLSEDGGKTWPYSKVIEEEHFGYSCLTVLENGDIGVLYERVYDYSDWNNMDIQFGTFTLDWLKS; translated from the coding sequence ATGAGTAATGTTAAAAAGCAAGCTGTTTTTTATCCAGACTATGCAGGTTCAAAAGCCTATCGAATACCTTCTATGATTACAACGCGAAAAGGAACTGTTATCGCGGGAATTGATGCAAGAATAGTGGATCAGCGAGATAATCCTAACCAAATCGAGATTGCGATTCGGCGCAGTGAGGATAATGGGGCGACATGGAACCCGATTCAAAAGTTAGTCGCATTTGCTGGAGAAGGATTGGACGGCGCAGCCGCGATTGACTCGGCACTTCTTGAAGATGAAATCACTGGAACACTTTTCATGCTTTATATGCATACGCCAGGTGGAATTGGGTTATGGGCAAGTGAAGCTGGAATTGGGTTTAATGCGGATGGGCAGCGTAAGCTCTTTGACAATGAAGGAAATACATATTTGTTATCTGAAGATGGACAAGTACAAGATAGCAAAGGAAATATTGTAAATTATACGGTAGACGCTGAAGGTTATGTGTTTGAATCTGGTGAACCGAGAGGGAATATTTATTATAAAAAAGGCGTGGATGCAAATGAGCGTTTACTAGAAGCTAGAACGTCATTCTTACAAGTGATTCAAAGTGAAGACGATGGGCTGACATGGTCAGAGCCAAAAGAATTGAATTTAATGGTTAAGGAAGAATGGATGCGTTTTATCGGATCGGGGCCTGGAACAGGTATTCAACTGAAGCACGGTGAAAAAGCTGGAAGACTACTGTTCCCAATTTACTATTCCAATCTATCGGGTCATATGTCATGCGCATTGATCTATAGTGATGATGCTGGAGTCACGTGGAAACGCGGCGAATCACCGAATGATGGCAGAGTAATCGATGGAGAAACGCTAGCTGCAGAAACAATTTCGGAAGAGAAGCATATGCTGACGGAATCACAAGTCATTGAATTATCGACTGGCGAACTATGCTATTACTTGAGAAATCACTTCGGACTTCAAAGAACCGCGATTGCGAAGAGTTCTGATGGTGGAGAGACTTGGGGAGAAGTAACGTTCGATGAGACTTTACTTGATCCAATCTGTCAGTCTAGTGTTGTCCTCTACCCTGATCAAGGCGATGGTAAAGATAGAGTCCTATTTTCGAATCCAGCTGATGAAAAAGTAAGGATAAAAGGAACGGTTCGTTTAAGTGAAGATGGTGGAAAAACGTGGCCGTACAGCAAGGTAATTGAAGAGGAACACTTTGGTTATTCTTGTTTAACTGTGCTTGAAAATGGTGACATAGGTGTTCTATATGAGCGTGTTTATGACTATTCAGATTGGAATAACATGGATATCCAATTCGGTACATTTACACTGGATTGGCTTAAGTCATAA
- a CDS encoding YesL family protein, whose protein sequence is MRFGEWLAKLLHVQVIWILFCLIGLFIGGIFPATFTMFSIIRKWIMKQDDFPVFKTFLKTYKESFFKTNLLGYGMILLGSSIYYYIKLFSSISIVLVVVSLLFGLVFLMTSLFIIPVYVHFDISLPEVIKHAGVIAVSHPLHILLMVVSLIGFWYFLFLVPAIVPFVGFSFISYILMFIANSAFTSIERKVAA, encoded by the coding sequence ATGAGATTCGGAGAATGGCTTGCGAAGCTTTTGCATGTTCAAGTTATTTGGATCTTATTTTGTTTAATTGGTCTGTTTATTGGCGGGATTTTCCCGGCAACTTTTACGATGTTCAGTATTATTAGGAAATGGATTATGAAACAAGATGATTTCCCCGTTTTTAAAACCTTTTTAAAGACTTATAAAGAGAGCTTTTTTAAGACGAACCTATTAGGTTACGGAATGATACTACTGGGCTCTAGTATTTATTATTATATTAAACTTTTTAGTTCAATTTCAATTGTATTGGTCGTCGTATCGTTACTATTTGGTCTGGTATTTTTAATGACAAGCCTATTTATAATTCCGGTTTACGTTCATTTTGATATCAGTCTTCCTGAAGTTATTAAACATGCGGGTGTTATCGCGGTATCTCATCCATTACACATACTGTTAATGGTAGTATCCCTAATAGGCTTTTGGTATTTTCTGTTTTTAGTACCAGCCATCGTACCCTTTGTCGGTTTTAGTTTCATATCTTATATATTAATGTTTATCGCAAACTCAGCCTTTACGAGTATAGAGCGAAAAGTAGCAGCGTAA
- a CDS encoding N-acetylmannosamine-6-phosphate 2-epimerase: MKKTEVIFASIKGKLIVSCQALPEEPLHSPFIMGKMAFSAMMGGAAGIRANSVEDIREIKKTVDLPIIGIIKEVYEGSDVFITPTMTEIDLLCEEGVDIIALDATKRVRPDGKTIREVFPIIREKYPDQLFMADCSTYEEAKEAYELGFDCLGTTLSGYTDYTEGTKLPDTAMLARLVKDFPIPIIAEGGIWTPEDLKTVFELGVDSAVVGTAITRPMEITKRFIAAVQ; encoded by the coding sequence ATGAAAAAGACAGAAGTGATTTTCGCATCTATTAAAGGAAAGCTTATTGTCTCTTGCCAAGCTTTACCCGAAGAGCCTCTGCATAGTCCCTTTATTATGGGGAAGATGGCTTTTTCTGCAATGATGGGCGGCGCAGCAGGGATTAGAGCCAATAGCGTCGAAGATATAAGAGAGATTAAAAAGACTGTAGACTTGCCGATTATCGGCATTATAAAAGAAGTATATGAAGGTTCGGATGTCTTCATCACGCCGACCATGACAGAAATCGATCTTTTATGTGAGGAAGGCGTAGATATTATTGCGCTAGATGCGACAAAAAGGGTCAGGCCGGATGGTAAAACGATTCGTGAAGTTTTTCCTATCATTAGAGAAAAGTATCCAGATCAGCTATTTATGGCGGATTGCTCTACTTATGAGGAAGCAAAAGAAGCCTATGAACTAGGATTTGACTGCTTAGGGACGACGCTTAGCGGTTATACAGATTACACGGAAGGTACGAAGTTGCCAGATACCGCTATGTTAGCCAGGTTAGTCAAAGACTTTCCTATCCCGATTATTGCAGAGGGCGGTATTTGGACGCCAGAGGACCTCAAAACTGTCTTTGAACTAGGGGTTGATTCCGCAGTGGTTGGAACAGCCATTACAAGACCTATGGAGATTACAAAGCGATTTATCGCGGCAGTTCAGTGA
- a CDS encoding MurR/RpiR family transcriptional regulator, which yields MTKVDILALIHSKYNNFTNTEKKVADYILQNTSNVIYMSITDLAEACGVGESSVFRFCKTLKLRGYQEFKIALAHNTTLGNEMPQLSSQVTMDDTVDELSSKILATNINSLTETHNLINIKDVEKAVDFIIKAERVHFFGVGSSLMTALEAKNKFMRITNKTECSIDSHLQIMSASLMTEAEVAVLISYSGSTKDTIEVAKIAKERGAKIIAITRFSKSPLTSFADITLLCGANEGPLQGGSLTAKISQLYLLDLLYTEYFKRTSEVSSINKEHTANAVIEKMM from the coding sequence ATGACAAAAGTAGATATCCTGGCATTAATACATTCGAAATATAATAACTTTACAAATACAGAAAAAAAAGTTGCGGATTACATCCTGCAAAACACAAGCAATGTAATTTATATGTCAATTACAGACCTAGCTGAAGCTTGCGGCGTTGGCGAATCCAGTGTATTCCGGTTTTGTAAGACACTAAAACTTAGAGGGTACCAAGAGTTCAAAATTGCTTTAGCTCATAATACAACTCTTGGAAATGAAATGCCGCAACTTTCTAGTCAAGTGACAATGGACGACACAGTTGACGAGTTGTCTTCTAAAATATTAGCTACCAATATAAATTCACTTACCGAAACACATAATTTAATCAACATTAAAGACGTCGAAAAAGCAGTTGACTTCATCATTAAAGCGGAACGAGTTCACTTTTTCGGTGTCGGTTCTTCTTTGATGACAGCGTTAGAAGCAAAGAATAAATTTATGCGAATTACCAACAAAACAGAATGTTCGATTGACTCCCACCTGCAAATCATGTCCGCTTCTTTAATGACAGAAGCCGAAGTCGCTGTATTAATTTCTTATTCGGGTTCCACTAAAGATACGATTGAAGTGGCGAAAATTGCTAAGGAAAGAGGCGCGAAAATCATTGCCATCACGAGGTTTTCCAAATCACCACTAACGAGCTTTGCGGATATTACGCTGCTTTGTGGAGCCAACGAGGGCCCCTTACAAGGCGGTAGCTTAACAGCAAAAATATCACAATTATACTTACTGGATCTTCTTTACACAGAGTACTTCAAACGAACAAGCGAAGTATCCAGCATTAACAAAGAACACACAGCCAACGCCGTAATTGAAAAAATGATGTGA